From a region of the Paenibacillus lutimineralis genome:
- the pgeF gene encoding peptidoglycan editing factor PgeF — MEPYIRNDNGKQPERYELHSWQLMMPDLSAGFSSRHGGVSKAPYDSLNLAFHVNDDPEAVLQNRRLLAESLGFEPESWTCGQQVHGNRVAVVSAEERGKGYLDMAGALQDCDGLVTNVPGILLTSFYADCVPLYFLDPVKRVVALAHAGWKGTVLRIAEAVIGTMKSEFGSAPDHIHTAIGPSIGECCYEVDDVVMSRVRETLGEIGASGLITDVAQTSQNEGKFMLNLKELNRIIMIKAGILPTHIECTSWCTSCHHDKFFSYRKEQGVTGRMASWIGMKER, encoded by the coding sequence ATGGAACCATATATTAGGAACGATAATGGAAAGCAGCCAGAGCGATACGAGCTTCATTCCTGGCAGCTTATGATGCCTGACTTGAGCGCGGGCTTTAGCAGCAGACACGGCGGGGTAAGCAAAGCCCCTTATGATAGTCTTAATTTGGCCTTTCATGTTAACGATGATCCAGAGGCGGTCCTGCAGAATCGAAGATTACTTGCCGAATCGCTTGGATTTGAACCGGAATCTTGGACCTGTGGACAGCAGGTGCATGGGAATCGAGTGGCAGTGGTGAGCGCAGAGGAGCGAGGGAAGGGATATCTGGACATGGCAGGTGCCTTGCAGGATTGTGACGGACTCGTTACAAATGTTCCTGGAATTCTATTGACGTCCTTCTATGCGGACTGTGTCCCATTATACTTTCTCGATCCGGTCAAGCGGGTTGTCGCTCTTGCCCACGCAGGTTGGAAGGGAACCGTTCTGCGTATCGCTGAAGCCGTGATCGGTACGATGAAGAGTGAGTTCGGCTCTGCTCCGGACCATATTCATACGGCTATTGGTCCTAGCATTGGGGAATGCTGTTACGAGGTTGATGACGTGGTTATGTCCAGGGTCCGGGAGACACTCGGAGAGATTGGGGCGTCCGGATTGATTACAGATGTGGCCCAAACATCGCAAAATGAAGGAAAGTTCATGCTGAACTTGAAAGAATTGAATCGAATTATTATGATAAAAGCAGGAATATTGCCGACTCATATCGAATGTACATCATGGTGTACGAGCTGTCATCATGATAAATTCTTCTCTTATCGCAAGGAACAAGGGGTAACGGGGAGAATGGCGAGCTGGATTGGCATGAAAGAGAGGTGA
- a CDS encoding RNA-binding protein yields the protein MKIEVYEHFKPEERQFVDRASEWVVNAGEYHEVKLTDFLDPRQCFILESLTNRHPDVAVRIDGGYEGAERCRAFIAPDYRELDHEPMKMKVLNITSGDQKFITLQHGDYLGAILGLGLKRDKIGDIQVHEDGCQVVVTEEIADYLDLHLRQVHRIGVMTEVMELSALRPANAELQEMDLTVASLRLDGIASDVFRLSRSKILVPIKAGRCRVNWKTEEDPSAPLKAGDIVALQGFGRFKVLEADGVTKKGRLRVKIGKFV from the coding sequence ATGAAGATAGAAGTTTATGAGCATTTCAAGCCAGAGGAGCGTCAATTTGTCGATCGCGCCTCCGAATGGGTCGTTAATGCCGGGGAATACCATGAAGTCAAGCTCACTGACTTTTTGGATCCGCGGCAATGTTTTATATTGGAGTCATTGACCAATCGCCACCCTGATGTCGCTGTGCGGATAGATGGCGGGTATGAAGGCGCGGAGAGGTGCCGCGCGTTCATCGCTCCAGACTATAGGGAGCTGGATCATGAGCCGATGAAGATGAAGGTGCTTAATATCACTTCGGGCGATCAGAAATTCATAACCCTACAGCATGGTGATTACCTAGGCGCTATTCTCGGTCTGGGACTTAAGCGCGATAAAATCGGTGATATCCAGGTGCATGAAGACGGCTGTCAAGTCGTCGTAACGGAAGAGATCGCTGACTATCTTGATCTTCATTTGCGCCAGGTACACCGGATTGGAGTTATGACTGAAGTGATGGAGTTGTCAGCACTAAGACCCGCGAATGCTGAACTTCAGGAGATGGATCTGACAGTCGCTTCATTGCGCCTCGATGGAATTGCCAGTGATGTATTCCGTTTGAGTCGTAGCAAAATACTTGTGCCTATCAAGGCTGGTCGCTGCCGGGTGAACTGGAAGACCGAGGAGGATCCTTCGGCTCCGTTAAAGGCCGGGGATATTGTCGCGCTGCAAGGATTTGGCCGTTTCAAAGTATTGGAGGCGGACGGAGTGACAAAAAAAGGCAGACTTCGTGTGAAAATTGGCAAATTTGTGTGA
- a CDS encoding YggS family pyridoxal phosphate-dependent enzyme: MSLQDRIQHVEERIQAACDRSGHNRNDVNIVAVTKYVSVEMTQTVLDQGILHIGENRPQNAIPKWEALQGRGAWHFIGHLQSRKVKDVVGKFKYIHSLDRISLAEEVDKRAAASGVEVLAFVQVNVSGESTKQGLEPSEVEAFLQEMERYTHIKVIGLMTMAPIEEDPELTRPVFRRLRELRDELNAKMVTREPLTELSMGMSGDFEIAIEEGATWVRLGTILVGKGEED, translated from the coding sequence TTGTCACTTCAAGATCGGATACAGCATGTAGAAGAACGCATTCAGGCGGCCTGCGACCGCAGTGGACACAACCGCAATGACGTAAATATCGTCGCCGTAACCAAATATGTGTCAGTTGAGATGACGCAAACAGTGCTTGACCAGGGGATTCTTCATATTGGAGAGAATCGTCCGCAGAATGCGATACCCAAATGGGAGGCACTGCAAGGCCGGGGAGCATGGCATTTTATCGGCCACCTGCAAAGCAGAAAGGTTAAGGATGTCGTAGGTAAATTTAAATATATCCATTCCTTGGACCGGATTTCGCTGGCAGAGGAAGTGGACAAGCGGGCGGCAGCAAGCGGCGTAGAGGTGCTCGCTTTTGTACAAGTGAATGTATCAGGAGAATCTACCAAGCAAGGGCTTGAACCCAGCGAAGTCGAGGCTTTTCTGCAGGAAATGGAGAGATATACTCACATTAAGGTCATTGGGCTTATGACAATGGCTCCTATTGAGGAAGATCCGGAGCTGACCCGGCCCGTATTCCGCAGGCTCCGTGAATTGCGCGATGAGCTCAATGCTAAGATGGTTACACGTGAGCCGCTAACTGAACTGTCTATGGGAATGTCAGGTGATTTTGAAATAGCGATTGAAGAGGGAGCAACCTGGGTACGCCTCGGTACTATTTTAGTGGGGAAAGGGGAGGAAGATTAA
- a CDS encoding cell division protein FtsQ/DivIB, translating into MLKVNVPILKEPTSKKKSSRKIMVILIFLFIAILCVLFFRSSLSKISDIKFQGNIFATEKEMLSISGLEIGEPFFGTSSDKIEARLAKLSSVETATVKKSFPGSITITIKEYPLAAYQLTSDGSLKGFLANGTVIEMKNGTMPMEKPILTGWESDDPNLGKLCTALAQIPDSLTSDISEITPSPTLSYPDRIKIYTRSHFEVISAISLLPAKVEYMNMILEVQDPGTLTMLEADSYVPYSQDSSENDTTHQ; encoded by the coding sequence CCGTAAAATTATGGTGATTCTCATTTTTTTATTTATTGCCATACTATGCGTCCTTTTTTTTCGCTCCTCATTAAGTAAAATCTCGGACATTAAGTTTCAAGGCAATATATTTGCGACGGAGAAAGAGATGCTGAGTATCAGCGGTCTTGAGATTGGTGAGCCCTTCTTCGGGACAAGCTCTGACAAGATTGAAGCAAGGCTCGCCAAGCTTTCATCAGTCGAGACGGCTACGGTTAAGAAGTCGTTCCCCGGATCAATAACGATCACGATCAAAGAATACCCTCTGGCCGCTTATCAATTAACTTCGGATGGCTCGCTCAAGGGGTTCTTGGCGAATGGAACGGTTATCGAAATGAAGAACGGGACTATGCCGATGGAGAAGCCGATTCTGACGGGGTGGGAGTCCGATGATCCTAATCTAGGTAAGCTGTGCACGGCATTGGCTCAAATTCCAGACTCGCTGACTTCGGATATTTCCGAGATCACCCCTTCGCCAACATTGTCCTATCCTGACCGGATCAAGATTTATACCAGATCTCATTTTGAGGTGATATCTGCGATCTCGTTACTGCCTGCTAAGGTTGAATATATGAATATGATTCTGGAAGTTCAGGATCCAGGGACATTAACGATGCTGGAGGCCGACTCCTATGTGCCTTACAGCCAGGACAGTAGTGAAAATGATACTACTCATCAGTGA
- a CDS encoding DivIVA domain-containing protein translates to MPLTPLDIHNKEFSRRIRGYDEDEVNEFLDQVIKDYEIVIRENKELQNQLLSMQDKLDHFSNIEETLSKTIIVAQEAADEVKNNAKKESQLIVKEAEKNADRIVNEALAKSRKIAMEVEELKKQASIYRARFRTLVEAQLDLLSGDGWDTLETRELERSYDGEREREREREREAKEIY, encoded by the coding sequence ATGCCATTAACACCGCTGGATATACATAACAAGGAGTTTTCCAGACGGATTCGCGGTTATGATGAAGATGAAGTTAATGAATTTCTGGATCAGGTCATCAAAGATTATGAAATAGTAATTAGAGAGAATAAAGAGCTTCAAAATCAGCTGCTCTCGATGCAAGATAAGCTTGATCATTTTTCCAATATTGAGGAAACGCTGAGTAAGACGATTATCGTTGCGCAGGAAGCTGCCGATGAGGTTAAGAACAATGCCAAGAAGGAATCGCAGCTTATTGTGAAGGAAGCGGAGAAGAATGCTGACCGGATCGTGAATGAAGCATTGGCGAAGTCTCGCAAGATCGCAATGGAAGTAGAGGAGCTGAAGAAGCAGGCCTCCATCTATCGGGCAAGGTTCCGCACTCTGGTAGAAGCTCAGCTCGATCTGTTAAGTGGGGACGGCTGGGATACGCTAGAGACTCGCGAGCTGGAACGTTCGTATGATGGTGAACGCGAACGAGAGCGTGAACGTGAACGTGAAGCAAAGGAAATCTACTAG
- the ftsZ gene encoding cell division protein FtsZ has product MLEFDFEMESLAQIKVIGVGGGGSNAVNRMIENGVQGVEFITVNTDAQALHLAKSEHKLQIGDKLTRGLGAGANPEVGKKAAEESRDLIANTLKGADLVFVTAGMGGGTGTGAAPVIAEIAKECGALTVGVVTRPFTFEGRKRLSHAEAGIEALKEKVDTLIVIPNDRLLEIVDKKTPMLEAFREADNVLRQAVQGISDLIAVPGLINLDFADVKTIMTERGSALMGIGLATGENRASEAARKAIMSPLLETSIEGARGVIMNITGGSNLSLYEVNEAAEIVYAVSDPEVNLIFGAIIDENLKEEIKVTVIATGFESKPVVNPGRVNPTGNVSEVQESRSNNGLRPFGHQNSSDQLDIPTFLRNRSRKE; this is encoded by the coding sequence ATGTTAGAATTTGACTTTGAAATGGAGAGCTTGGCTCAAATTAAGGTCATCGGTGTAGGCGGTGGCGGAAGCAACGCTGTGAACCGAATGATCGAGAATGGAGTACAGGGCGTAGAATTCATTACTGTGAATACGGATGCTCAAGCCTTGCATTTGGCTAAATCCGAGCATAAATTGCAGATTGGGGATAAGCTGACGCGCGGTCTTGGCGCTGGAGCCAACCCGGAAGTGGGCAAGAAGGCTGCTGAAGAATCCCGTGATTTGATTGCTAATACTTTGAAGGGCGCCGATTTGGTGTTCGTTACGGCTGGTATGGGTGGCGGTACCGGTACTGGTGCTGCTCCTGTTATCGCTGAGATTGCCAAGGAGTGCGGCGCACTGACAGTCGGCGTTGTGACCCGTCCGTTCACTTTTGAAGGACGTAAGCGTCTTTCGCATGCTGAAGCAGGGATTGAAGCTTTGAAAGAGAAGGTAGATACGCTGATCGTGATTCCGAACGATCGCCTTCTCGAGATAGTTGATAAGAAGACTCCAATGCTGGAAGCATTCCGTGAGGCCGATAATGTACTTCGCCAAGCGGTGCAAGGCATCTCTGACTTGATCGCAGTACCAGGCTTGATCAACCTCGACTTCGCTGACGTGAAGACGATTATGACCGAGCGCGGATCAGCACTTATGGGTATTGGTCTGGCTACTGGCGAGAACCGTGCTTCTGAAGCTGCGCGTAAGGCGATTATGAGCCCGCTGTTGGAAACTTCTATCGAAGGCGCCCGCGGCGTAATTATGAATATTACAGGCGGTTCCAACCTGTCCCTGTATGAAGTCAATGAAGCGGCCGAGATCGTGTACGCTGTTTCAGATCCGGAAGTGAATTTGATCTTTGGTGCTATCATTGATGAGAACTTGAAGGAAGAGATTAAAGTAACGGTTATCGCAACAGGCTTCGAGAGCAAACCTGTCGTGAATCCTGGACGTGTGAATCCGACCGGCAATGTCTCGGAGGTACAGGAAAGCCGTTCGAACAATGGGCTCCGTCCATTCGGACATCAGAATAGCTCGGATCAATTGGATATTCCGACTTTTCTCCGCAATCGATCCCGCAAGGAGTAG
- a CDS encoding YlmC/YmxH family sporulation protein, translated as MENVVRASMKISDFQTKEVINVIDGKRLGHISDLELDLRQGIIEAIVIPVNTKFMGIFGGGADLVIPWKNIVKIGADVVLVKMDELREPKVQQQYETTVYIERDGRAERRS; from the coding sequence ATGGAGAATGTAGTGAGGGCGAGTATGAAGATATCGGACTTTCAGACGAAGGAAGTTATCAATGTGATCGATGGGAAGAGACTTGGTCATATTAGTGACCTAGAGCTTGATCTCCGCCAGGGAATCATTGAGGCGATCGTAATCCCTGTCAACACGAAGTTCATGGGCATTTTCGGAGGAGGCGCCGATCTTGTTATTCCGTGGAAGAACATCGTCAAGATTGGGGCAGATGTCGTATTGGTAAAAATGGACGAATTGCGAGAGCCCAAAGTTCAACAGCAGTATGAGACAACCGTCTATATCGAACGGGACGGAAGAGCCGAGCGCCGCAGCTAA
- a CDS encoding cell division protein SepF — translation MGVMNRFMNFLGLQEEEEIVEREGISQLEEPEYETPSFETRKNQRGNNVVSIHSQKNVKMVLYEPKSYDEAQEIADHLRSHRSVVVNLQRVRNDQAMRIIDFLSGTIYALSGSISKIGGNIFLCTPDTVEIQGAITEILSEEIDYNRIMR, via the coding sequence ATGGGAGTTATGAACCGATTCATGAATTTCTTAGGACTCCAGGAAGAAGAAGAAATTGTGGAACGCGAAGGAATTTCTCAGTTGGAAGAGCCTGAGTATGAAACCCCCAGCTTTGAAACACGTAAGAATCAGAGAGGAAATAACGTGGTTAGCATCCATTCACAGAAAAATGTAAAAATGGTGCTGTACGAACCTAAATCCTATGACGAGGCTCAGGAAATTGCCGATCATTTGCGATCTCACCGCTCTGTCGTTGTTAATTTGCAGCGCGTCCGTAACGATCAGGCTATGCGGATCATCGATTTTCTCAGTGGTACAATCTATGCCTTGAGCGGCAGCATTTCGAAGATAGGCGGCAATATTTTCTTATGTACTCCAGATACTGTTGAGATTCAGGGAGCGATTACTGAGATACTATCTGAGGAAATAGACTATAACAGAATAATGAGGTGA
- a CDS encoding YggT family protein produces the protein MIFVYILMSWLPNARDSFIGELLGKLVEPFLAPFRRFIPPIMGMIDISPIVALFVLRLAAVGLTSVLNYVFVG, from the coding sequence ATGATTTTTGTGTACATTTTAATGTCCTGGCTTCCTAATGCTCGTGATAGCTTTATCGGTGAATTGCTGGGGAAATTAGTAGAGCCGTTCCTGGCTCCTTTCCGCAGATTCATTCCCCCGATTATGGGGATGATTGACATTTCGCCGATTGTCGCGCTGTTTGTGCTTCGTCTGGCGGCCGTAGGACTAACCAGTGTACTCAACTATGTGTTCGTTGGGTAG
- the sigG gene encoding RNA polymerase sporulation sigma factor SigG, which translates to MTRNKVEICGVDTAKLPVLTNAEMRELFHSLQQDHVRSAREKLVNGNLRLVLSVIQRFNNRGEYVDDLFQVGCIGLMKAIDNFDLSQNVKFSTYAVPMIIGEIRRYLRDNNPIRVSRSLRDIAYKALQMRDSLTNQNSREPTIFEISEALGLPKEDVVFALDAIQDPVSLFEPIYHDGGDPIYVMDQISDDRNKDVSWIEEIALREAMQRLGNREKMILSMRFFEGKTQMEVADEIGISQAQVSRLEKSAILQMQKHVKS; encoded by the coding sequence ATGACCCGTAACAAAGTCGAGATTTGCGGCGTTGATACCGCAAAATTGCCCGTTCTAACCAACGCGGAAATGCGTGAATTGTTCCACTCTTTACAGCAGGATCACGTAAGATCAGCCAGAGAAAAGTTAGTGAATGGCAACCTCAGACTCGTGCTGAGTGTCATCCAACGTTTCAACAATCGGGGGGAGTATGTAGACGATCTGTTTCAAGTCGGCTGCATCGGACTTATGAAAGCCATCGATAATTTTGATCTATCGCAGAACGTCAAATTTTCAACCTATGCTGTGCCAATGATTATCGGAGAGATTCGCCGCTATCTACGCGACAACAATCCGATCCGTGTATCGCGCAGCCTGCGTGACATCGCCTACAAGGCGCTGCAGATGCGGGACAGCTTAACGAACCAGAACTCTCGTGAACCGACGATATTTGAAATATCCGAGGCGCTCGGATTACCTAAGGAAGATGTTGTGTTTGCACTGGATGCGATTCAGGATCCCGTCTCTTTGTTCGAGCCCATCTATCATGACGGGGGCGATCCGATCTATGTTATGGACCAGATTAGCGACGACCGGAACAAAGACGTGTCATGGATTGAGGAGATCGCCCTGCGCGAAGCGATGCAGCGGCTTGGCAATCGCGAGAAGATGATTCTGTCAATGCGCTTCTTCGAAGGCAAGACGCAGATGGAGGTAGCTGATGAGATTGGTATCTCGCAGGCCCAAGTATCCAGACTTGAGAAATCCGCTATCTTACAAATGCAGAAGCATGTAAAGTCTTAG
- the ftsA gene encoding cell division protein FtsA, with product MSNNDIIVSLDIGTSKVRAIIGEINNGSFNIIGVGSADSEGIRKGAIVDIDQTVQSIRSAVDHAERMVGIQISEVYVGISGNHIGLQTSHGVVAVQNEDREIGEEDIERVLKAAEVIALPPEREIIDVVAKQYVVDGLEGIKDPRGMIGVRLEVEATIITGSKTAIHNLLRCVEKAGLKIHDLVLLSLGAGQLALSKDEKTMGSVLVDIGAGSTTIAVFEGGTIVATSTLPIGGEFITNDIAYGLRTLTDQAEKVKLKYGCASIEDAAPDITFKVTRIGSNVDKEFTQEDLAAIAEPRVQEIFQLIRDEVRRLGYSDMPGGYILTGGTSSMPGLLKVAQEELSTSVRIAVPDYIGVRDPGFTGGVGILYKVIKNIRIRSNASPKKVTNRTKPVSTQETTRKTGIMERLKNLFSEFI from the coding sequence TTGAGCAACAATGACATCATTGTTAGTTTGGACATCGGTACATCCAAAGTTCGTGCTATTATAGGGGAAATTAATAATGGATCCTTTAATATTATTGGGGTTGGATCTGCCGACTCGGAAGGTATTCGCAAAGGTGCGATTGTAGATATTGACCAGACCGTACAATCGATTCGCAGTGCTGTGGATCACGCGGAACGGATGGTAGGTATTCAAATATCAGAAGTATACGTCGGCATTTCGGGTAACCATATCGGACTCCAAACGAGCCATGGAGTAGTAGCCGTACAAAATGAAGACCGGGAAATCGGTGAGGAAGATATTGAACGTGTTCTTAAGGCAGCGGAAGTGATTGCTTTGCCTCCGGAGCGGGAGATTATCGATGTGGTCGCCAAGCAATATGTAGTTGACGGTCTGGAAGGGATTAAGGATCCACGTGGAATGATTGGTGTTCGCCTCGAGGTAGAAGCTACGATCATTACTGGGAGCAAGACAGCGATACATAACTTGCTTCGCTGTGTCGAGAAGGCGGGACTGAAAATTCACGATCTGGTATTACTATCCCTGGGAGCCGGTCAACTTGCTTTATCCAAAGACGAGAAAACGATGGGCTCTGTGCTGGTAGACATTGGTGCCGGGTCCACAACGATCGCTGTGTTTGAAGGCGGCACGATCGTTGCGACATCCACGCTTCCGATTGGGGGAGAATTTATAACGAATGATATTGCTTACGGTCTCCGCACACTGACGGATCAGGCGGAGAAGGTTAAGCTGAAGTACGGTTGTGCCTCGATTGAAGATGCCGCGCCGGACATCACGTTTAAAGTAACCAGGATCGGCAGCAATGTGGACAAGGAATTCACACAGGAGGATCTTGCCGCGATCGCCGAACCTAGGGTACAAGAAATTTTTCAGTTAATTCGTGATGAAGTAAGGCGACTCGGATATAGCGATATGCCCGGAGGATACATTCTTACGGGTGGCACGTCATCGATGCCAGGCTTATTAAAGGTTGCTCAGGAAGAATTGTCGACCTCTGTGCGGATTGCTGTACCCGATTATATCGGTGTTCGGGATCCAGGATTTACGGGTGGTGTCGGAATTCTCTATAAAGTCATCAAGAATATTCGGATTCGCAGCAATGCAAGCCCTAAGAAAGTTACAAACCGTACTAAACCTGTATCCACGCAGGAAACGACAAGGAAAACAGGGATTATGGAACGTTTGAAAAACCTATTTAGTGAATTCATATAA
- the sigE gene encoding RNA polymerase sporulation sigma factor SigE has product MRVKWKLILQLQYYRMLFILGLKSEEIYYIGGSEALPPPLTREEEEYLLERLPSGDSAIRSMLIERNLRLVVYIARKFENTGINIEDLVSIGAIGLIKAVNTFDPEKKIKLATYASRCIENEILMYLRRNSKIRTEVSFDEPLNIDWDGNELLLSDVLGTENDTIYRNIEEQVDRKLLHKALDKLSDRERMIMELRFGLVDGDEKTQKDVADLLGISQSYISRLEKRIIKRLRKEFNKMV; this is encoded by the coding sequence ATGCGTGTAAAGTGGAAGTTGATCTTGCAGCTGCAGTACTATCGGATGCTATTTATACTAGGACTCAAGAGTGAAGAAATCTATTATATCGGCGGAAGCGAAGCTCTGCCACCTCCATTGACGCGTGAGGAAGAGGAGTACTTATTGGAACGTCTCCCTTCAGGGGATTCGGCGATTAGATCGATGTTAATCGAACGTAACTTGCGGCTTGTTGTCTACATCGCTAGGAAGTTTGAGAATACAGGTATTAACATTGAAGATCTCGTCTCGATCGGGGCGATTGGATTAATAAAAGCGGTAAATACGTTTGATCCAGAGAAGAAGATTAAGCTAGCTACCTATGCCTCTCGTTGCATAGAGAATGAAATATTGATGTATTTGCGCCGCAATAGCAAGATCCGTACGGAGGTGTCTTTTGATGAGCCGCTGAATATCGACTGGGACGGCAACGAGCTGCTCCTGTCGGATGTGCTTGGTACGGAGAATGATACGATCTATCGCAACATTGAAGAACAAGTAGACCGCAAGTTGCTGCATAAGGCGCTTGATAAGCTGAGCGACCGAGAGAGGATGATTATGGAGCTGAGATTCGGTCTGGTAGATGGTGATGAGAAGACGCAGAAGGATGTTGCTGATCTTCTGGGCATCTCCCAGTCATATATTTCGAGACTGGAGAAGCGCATTATTAAGCGGCTGCGTAAGGAATTTAACAAAATGGTATAG
- the spoIIGA gene encoding sigma-E processing peptidase SpoIIGA: MVVYIDLIFLLNLLIDASLLLVTAWMRKQKIVLWRLAASAAFGAAYVVMMFLPELSFLYTFLVKFLFSVAMLWIAFGFKSLQSYLRNLGAFYMINFVAAGGILGIHYLLQSYGEVFNGIWYSTSGGLSFSLKVGTLFMIIAFIAVLLWFRGVMSARRRLERIDTCLAEVTVRIDDTTIHCTGLIDTGNQLNDPFSRLPVMVMEASLWEQYLPDTSGSRWSMENADNLILTWSDDEAFLWRDRLRLIPYRAVGKGTQFMIALKPDEVCVITEGNKVITTRVLIGLDGGVLSTDGVYRAIIHPALTEGKQSDESPVKAAGPDEMRMNSAG, translated from the coding sequence CTGGTTGTATACATCGATTTAATATTTTTGCTCAATCTGCTGATCGATGCGAGTCTGCTTCTCGTTACTGCCTGGATGAGAAAACAAAAAATTGTGCTCTGGCGGCTCGCAGCTTCGGCTGCATTTGGGGCTGCTTATGTCGTTATGATGTTCTTGCCGGAACTATCATTCCTCTATACCTTCCTTGTGAAATTTCTATTCTCGGTCGCCATGCTATGGATCGCCTTCGGTTTCAAAAGTTTGCAATCCTATTTGCGAAATTTGGGGGCTTTCTACATGATCAACTTCGTAGCAGCCGGGGGAATATTGGGAATTCACTATTTGCTGCAAAGCTATGGTGAGGTGTTCAATGGGATCTGGTACTCCACCTCAGGGGGGCTTAGCTTCTCGCTGAAGGTAGGAACATTATTCATGATTATCGCCTTCATTGCGGTGTTGCTGTGGTTCCGAGGAGTGATGTCTGCACGCCGTAGATTGGAACGGATCGATACCTGTCTAGCGGAAGTCACTGTACGAATTGATGATACTACGATTCATTGTACAGGATTGATCGATACCGGTAACCAGCTTAATGACCCCTTTAGTCGTCTGCCGGTTATGGTGATGGAAGCATCACTCTGGGAACAATACTTGCCGGATACATCGGGCAGCAGATGGAGTATGGAGAATGCGGACAACCTCATTCTCACTTGGAGTGATGATGAAGCGTTCCTATGGCGTGATCGATTGCGTCTTATTCCTTATCGTGCAGTTGGCAAAGGAACACAGTTCATGATCGCATTGAAGCCGGATGAAGTATGTGTAATTACAGAGGGGAACAAGGTCATAACGACCCGGGTTCTCATTGGTCTTGATGGAGGAGTTCTATCTACAGACGGGGTGTACCGGGCGATCATTCATCCGGCATTAACGGAGGGTAAGCAGAGCGATGAAAGTCCGGTTAAGGCGGCAGGACCGGATGAAATGAGAATGAATTCTGCCGGCTAA